One Pangasianodon hypophthalmus isolate fPanHyp1 chromosome 7, fPanHyp1.pri, whole genome shotgun sequence genomic window, TGGACCCCACCTACATTGAGGACTTCCTGCTTACCTACCGTACCTTCCTGTCCAGCCCCATGGTGGTGGGCAGGAAACTGCTGGAGTGGTTCCATGACCCCAGCCTCAGGGACAAGGTCAATATCTACACATCACACATGCGCAAACACACTTCATGTGTGTACAGGCTTCTCAGACAAATGAAATTTGAAATACTATTTTATTCgaaaaacacttcaaaatactattgtgtgtttattcagaTATTAGCTGTATACCAAATTATTTTAGAATGTACTTGCATAGTTATATCTTACAtacttttaaaatgcattttatgatCAACAGAAGACATTTTGCACATATATAATGTCAACTTcaaaattactggcacccttattcatttataataaataatatacatgtatattttcctaatttttttaaacctacatTCCTGTGTTATgctctatctttttttttttttaacacaatgaaaaaaaattgtattagaATTGTTTCTTAACAAACCCAAATATACAAATAGCAGCAAGTCAATTAATTTAACGTAAAGTTAATTactttctaataataataataatagtggacTATTGAATTAAACTTTATATTCTAACTTTATATTCTGCTTGTGTTCCCAGGTTACACGGGTAGTCTTGCTGTGGGTGAACAATCACTTCAATGACTTTGAGGGCGACCCTGAAATGACGCACTTTCTCGAAGAGTTTGAGAACAATCTGGAGAGGGAGGtcagtggttttttttggtttttttttaaatcctgtcaCTACAAATGTTTTTGAACAATGCTGGCCCAAACCCGCTTTTAATCTCTCTGCTCttgtgtgatgaaacagaaaatgtttggGCACTTAAGACTGTTAAACATTGCTTGTGCTGCCAAAGCCAAGTTGCGGGTGGTGACTCTGACTAAGCCGTCACGCGAGGCTCCTCTGGCCTTCAGTCTGCTTGGTGGCTCAGAGAAAGGCTTCCGCATCTTCATTGAGAATGTGGAGCCGGGCAGCAAAGCTGCAGAAGCGGGCCTCAAACGTGGAGATCAGGTACTTCTGATGACAGCTTGTATTGGCATAGTCAGGTGTAGCTATAGAGGACTGAGTTGAAGCCGGTTCAATGCAAGACAATGCtaacctttacacattttgtgtaggagtATGCTGTGATGTGTTATCACTCAGAAATATGCCAAATTAAtcctttttccccccaataaaAACAATAGACGAGCCAATCTGCAGGGGTGTCttagtggttaaggctctgggtgaCTGATAAGAAGGGTAATGGTTTAAGCCCAAGACCCCAGCCTGTTAGGGATGAAGAAAAGCAtgtcactgtactgtaatgtatatgtgacaagtaAAGACTTTCTTCTTATattaatctggaatgattgacagttgcacGGGTGTTTTGAGCTCTCTGTATTAACTGACTATGGtagttactgtaaaaccctgcAAGCTGAAAGTGTGACTTGGATGTCAAGTAAGTAAACTTTGGCCTTCCTATGCCTCTCTGCTCGTGAAGAGACCTAGCAGACcttgtgtacagtacagtacacacattACAACTTCtattatgcattatgtattatacatacattatacatatactGTCTCTAATATGAGCCACAGAGGAAGCGCTTCAGTCCTCATACATATGCAGTTTGACAGCCCTAGTCCACATTCACACAGTCTTGGTCAGTCCTGAGTGTCCTAggtctaatttaatttaataaggcCTGTTGACTGTTTTGAAAACATGACAGTCCATAGATAATatcatttttctgtgtttgtcttagaTCCTGGAGGTAAATGGGCAGAACTTTGAGAATGTGCAGCTGTCCAAAGCAAATGAGATCCTGCGCAACAATACACATCTGTCTATTACTGTGAAAACAAATCTCTTAGGTAAGTTACACATAAGAACAAGGACGAATTTTGTGAAAGAcatgagaagattggaaaaaagcCAAAGGTTAAAACATTGACTGAGAACTAAGATGTGCTACTTCTAATACAAGATTCTTTTATTGCCACACGACAATGTTGGTGGTAATTTGGTTCATCTTTTGCTGGGATGTGACTTGTCCAAactcaagattcaagatttttaatCCATAATCAGCTAACTTCCTTGCTTTATTAGGTTGTAATTGGGGTGAAAACTGATCCAAGATCAGGTCTTTGAGTAAGTGTAATGAATGTCTTCTCTGAGCAAACATGGTTGACACCATCTTCTTTCAGTGTTTAAGGAGCTTCTGGCTCGACCGGAGCACGACCAAGAACCTGACCACGAGGAAGAGCTGGACAGGAAGAATGGGGCTCCCCACATTCCCAAGATCGGGGATATTAAGAAGGCAAGCCGTTACTCCATCCCAGACCTGGCTGTGGATGTGGAGCAGGTGATGGGTCTGgagaaagcaagcaagaaagctAAGGCCAACACAGTGGGCGGGAGGAACAAGCTCAAAAAGATCTTTGACAAGACTTTGACCAGTATTCTACCGCCCAAGCCGTACAAGTCAGTGTGGATATACAGCATAAGTGCATATAATATACAGCATGACCTAGCCACATGTCTAACCTCTGTGGTGTGTTCTGCAGTGATGTTGGTGTAGGCCAGTCCCAGGATGATAGCATTGTTGGAATGAAGCAGTCGAAACAGATCCCTCCTGCTCTGCCAGTCAGCGGAAACTTATCGTCCAGTAACCCCGACTTGTTGCAGTCTCACCATCGTATACTCGACTTCAACAACCAGCCAGGTAATAActggaaatgaaaatgatctTTATGGGATGTTAAACAGTGTAATATCACCAAGAAGATATGCTTCAAATGTAAATTTCAGGAGTTCATATTATACCAAATTTCCTCTTTTCAGAACCCGTCCCTAACAGTGAGTAGTTTTTCAAGTTTTTTCAAGTTTTCGAGTGGCACTTGATAATCACTTCAGTAATCgttctcttctctttccatGATTTTCCTATTTCAGGGAGTTTGATTTGCTTTCCAAGATCTTGATTTGACTGATGATTCCCAATCATTTCTTTCTGGCAAATTTGGTGGTGTTGAAATAGAAGTGCTTCTTAAAGGGATGCCAAAGGATCTCCATCATGTCACAACCACATAATGCTAATTGCTCCCTTTTAGCAAACGGTCTCTTTTTTTGTAGTGTTGCTTTAATCTTAACACTGCCCATACTAATACTTTTGCCTTTACTTAAAGCCTGAACCATTGATTTGGTTGTTTGCATTTCAGTTTAGTGACCCATTAATCTAGTTAAATCAACCATGACTCGTACGATGCGCCCTTTATTGTAAATTGATTCTCGGGACTTAAAGCCTTTGCTTGCTCACGGCAGTGTTGGGATAAAATCAACTCCAGATTCCAGAGTgaaattgcagattttttttttcatttgcttttcgTGTGGTTGTAATGAAAGGGAAAGGGAATCATGATTATGGGATGCAGCACATCTGTCCCTCCATTTAATTTAGATGACATGTAAGcggaattaaatttttttgccgTATGCTTCTCCCCAGACATGTCGGACCAGGTGCTGCGTGTCTTCAAGGCTGATCAGCAGAGTCGTTACATCATGATTGGCAAGGATACTACGGCCAAGGAGGTTGTGGCTCAGGCCATCCGGGAGTTTGCTCTGACTGCTGCCCCTGAAGCTTATTCACTGTGCGAGGTGTCCGTCACACCCGAGGGTGTAATCAAGCAGCGGCGGCTTCCTGAGCAGCTCTCCAAACTGGCAGACAGAATCCAGCTCAGCGGCAGGTATGACCTCAGATTAAACACAGTCACAtccaaaatgttaaacataCAGTAGAAATGTGCATCAATTATGCATTAAATCTATACTATCTAACtagtacatttaatttataacaaTTTTATACCACTgcgttgttgaattctcgattcttatttgtcagaaggtgtttaattttctaacagcagttctgactgtagtgccggctgtaattcatatcataggtttatattaccacgttcattaatacattatcgtttgtATATCGTTGGTATACAGCTAATTTACAGGGAATGGATTAATGGAATAAAAAACGTGTAAATgttgatacagtgaagttttctgtaaggaggtgtttaggtaacatttttggaagatgtctccagtgtcagtgctttgtaacagtcacagaggtaaagctgttagtttaatttttcagacactggaaagtcttcaggacagaggagtttatgctttgtggtttctcagtaacatagcaagtattatttgtcttattaagtttaagagagagaaaaagagaaactgcTGAGAGGCTATCTGCTTTAACGAGAGCTGACTTGTTTTGTGAAAGatccacattaaatgtaactataaactgacaAAGTGTAcaacgtgttgttctttaatacatttttaaaaatgttagggttagtaaattgctgtggtataagaggaataatacactttgggatgagcttttataggaaaatagtcaataTACTCAAGCTTTTAAATCTGTTGTTATTGGGCATTGCTCTGTGTTCTTCTCTAACACAACCTCCATAATGTATATCACATTTAGTTTTCCCTTTTTGTAATATGGagaattatgttttaaaaataatatatacactgaaCTAAGCAGGTAAAAAACGTTAAGAGTGAAAATGCATAATGTACTATAAATAATTACGCAATGGTACTGCAGCAGGAAATACACTGAACTGGCAATCATACATGTCTACCCTACTATCTACCTCCAAATATGAAGGTACTACCTGAAGAGCAACATGGAGACGGAGACATTGTGCTCAGACGAGGATGCCCAGGAGCTTTTGAGGGAGAGTCAGATCAGCCTGCTGCAGCTAAGCACGGTGGAAGTGGCCACGCAGCTCTCCATGCGTGCCTTCGAGCTCTTCTGCGCCATCGAGCCCACTGAGTACATCGATGACCTCTTCAAGTTGCGGTCACGCTCTCCTGGACCTTCCAGCCTCAAGCTCTTCGAAGAGTCCATAAACCGAGAGACCTTCTGGGTGGCCACTGAGGTGCTGAGGGAACCCAACCAACTGAAGCGCATGAAGATCATCAAGCATTTCATCAAGATCGCCCTGCACTGCCGCGAGTGCAAGAACTTCAACTCCATGTTTGCCATCATCAGGTGAGTGAAGAAGGATGAAAGCTTGCTCAGTTCCCACATGCCTCAGCATTTATGATTCAAAGTTAATCACCAGTTGTTGTAAAAGGGCTAAATTTACAGAGGTCAGTGTGGGTTGGAGCACTGAGATGACACATCAGTATACTTTTACACAACCGCTTCGTCCAGTGTTCTGCCACCAAAGCGCCAGATTTCACTATAATTCAACCATCCATGTTTTTCAGTGGTCTAAATCTGGCGCCCGTGTCCAGACTGCGAGGAACTTGGGAGAAACTTCCCAGCAAGTATGAGAAGCTCTTCAGTGACCTTCAGGACCTGTTTGACCCGTCCAGAAACATGGCCAAGTACAGAAACGTTCTCAACAGCCAGAACCTGCAGCCGCCAATCATCCCTCTCTTCCCAGTTATCAAAAAAGACCTCACCTTCCTCCATGAGGGTAAGACAGGAGGGATTTACTAGCAGATTTACAATTCTCTCACTCCATGACACTTCTGTCAGATGTCTGCTGTCAAACGTTACGGACCTATTTGCAAAACCACATTTAGATTTTTCTAAATTCATTGAAAATATTATCAGGATACAGTGCTGGTACTAGACACATAAAAGGACGAGGTGTAAACGAGACCTAATTCTAAGTTTCTTCCAAGTAAACTAGTATAAATCCCGATATTATAGTAAAAATGCGCTAGCAAGAGTTTCCATAAtacaacttcctgtttcacGTTGCTTGATTGCTTGATGTAGCCAGCATCACTTGAACTTGAAACTCTCTCACCTCTCTTTAGGCAACGACTCAAAGGTGGATGGACTGGTAAACTTTGAGAAGTTGCGTATGATTGCTAAAGAGATCAGACACGTGGGTCGGATGGCAGCCGTCAACATGGACCCAGCGCTGATGTTCCGCAccaggtgagtgtgtttgttcAAACCTGCGTCACAAAGATGTCTCCGGTCCTGTCCTCACTTTAGGCTGCACTTCACTGAAGAGCTTCTAGTGCACTCTGAGCACACCTGTATGTATGCTGGATGTAGAGCGTCACGCATTCACACACAGGCTTCCACTAGaggtttctgattggctgctgatgtttctgtatgtgtgtctttgttGTTGTATCATGCTGGAATAAATGTTCTTGTGTGTCTCTGTGGGCCTCTGGTGCTGCTCACCTTGGtactctttgtctctttcttgtCATCTAAGCATATCtccctctctttgtcttttttcttccctctctctccctcttggtctatctatttctctcttctcctctgccTCCACATCACTATTCATGGCTGTCCCTTACAGGAAGAAGAAGTGGAGGAGTTTGGGGTAAGTCTGGTGACCTCTTGGTGACCCTTGGCCCCATGCCTCCTTGCTCTCACGCACTCCTCCCTTCTCATCTTTAATTTCAGCTGCTTCCTCACCGTTTCCttttgttcatatatatatttttggtaCTTTTATTTGAATGTGCCTCCCCGCTCTGACGAGGTCATCCTAGAGTGTGATGCAGTCACTTTTGCTAGTCCGGGTCATTGAAATAAACTCACACTTACTTTAATCATTAACTAATTCTGCACAAACATGACTACCATTCTGCATGATTATAtcagcttattattattttttttttaccatttattaCGGAATAATGATGTGACCATTCATGATCCCCCTCAGCAAAAGTGATGTGTTCTAACACCTTTAACCTCCAGCTGCACTACTCACCAGAGCCGCATGTTTTACcaggttttattttcagtgctGTGCGAGTTTGCTGGTTTGTTTTAAGTTCACAATTTTGTGTGACTTAGATTAACTGTATATTGAAGGTGAAACCCAcagtaatttatatatatatatatatatatatatatatatatatatatatatatatatatatatatatatatatatatatatataaattatatgtatGATGGATTATAAGTTATAATGTATATCATACTATAAGTTGCATAACAATTTTGAAGTAGTTGACTGAAATATACACATTAGTCctgtgtatctctctttctgataTTTGGTCTATGGTCAATGAACAGATAAATCAGAGGTTCAATACAATAGaattcagagctgttttgtttattatgtaattaaattttaGTCAATCTTGTGCAGTTTGACTAGAATGGGTGGGGCGTACAGCTTTCTATGGGACGGACAGGCCGaaaaagccacacctccttgaGTGGGACTGACAAGCAAAGTGGCAAAACCTCCCTTTATATGaaagtacagaggccacgcctcattcgctttgactgacaggcacagatgTCACCTCCTTTAGTAAGTCTGAtagacagaggccacacctctttcactaaGTCTGATAGACAGAGGCTACaactctttcactgagactgaaggCACAAGAAAGCTTATAGAGGGCAAGAGAGAGACCCTGTGTTAGAAATGATGCCTTACTCAATATTCCCTACAAATGgaaatgcattgtgggattgcATGCGCACCTATTCACCACTGTGCTTTCAGAGGTGGCTGCAAAAAGGCTAAATGTCCAAAATAGTGCAGTATTTGGGGAATAGGCTGCAGTCTTCGAAATAACAAGAGTGTTAACGCAAATTAATTTGATAACCTTCctaaatattaatgcagtaataataacaagaagaGATTTCTTGATTTTGTTGTTATCGAATCCCAAAAATTAGCTTGAAAAAGACAGgtctttaaaatgattcatCTAATGGCTGCTTAAGTAAACCTCAGTATATATCCAGATAGAAACTTTTCAGTTGCCATCTGTTACCCTAACCCCACCCCCATTCAGTCTAAAGAAAACCTTGCTCTTCTCTTCCCTTTCGCCTGATTGGCTGAGATGCACAATGCATGGAATGTTCTAAGAATGCAAGGAATGTGACTTTCTGCATGTCTGTGTCTTAGAGCAGTGTGGACTGAATACCCCCACAGCCATCctcactcgtgtgtgtgtgtgtgtatgtgtgtgtaggtcacTGAGCCAGGGCAGTGCCAACGCAGCCGTACTGGATGTGACTCAGACGGGCGGGCATAAGAAGCGTGTAAGGCGGAGTTCCTTCCTCAATGCCAAGAAGTTGTACGAGGATGCACAGATGGCACGCAAGGTCAAGCAGTATCTGTCTAACCTCACACTGGAGACCAACGAGGAGAGCCTGCAGACGCTGTCTATACAGTGTGAACCCTCCATAAGTACACGTGAGcctctatttttatattaaaaccaCGACAACTTGACAACCACACTGTGTGTTAATGCACTATACAGCCATCTGTACATCTGCATCAGCTTGTTAGGCCACTCTACCTAACCTCATGTCCCTCTCACAGTGCCTAAGAGCTCAGGGGACAGGAAGAGGCCAGACACCTCACCTGTGGTAGCGCGAGCCGCTATGCACCCACGCCAGCAGCTCCAGAAATCCAACCAGGCCCTGCAGGTGCCCACTGTCGCCCTCTACCCGTCCCGCAAGAAGGTGCCTGTCAAAGACCTGCCACCATTTGGTAAGCCTTGCACATGCTTGATGTTTCTTTTGATTAAAATCTGCCATGTATTTTTGTATTGGGTTCATATTTCAAATGTAATTACTTAAAACGTTTACTGTTTGAATTCATTTGATGATGAATGACACTAAAGTTATACCgctgctatttatttttaattttttcatttgtgaAGTCAGTggattggg contains:
- the rapgef2b gene encoding rap guanine nucleotide exchange factor 2 isoform X8 — its product is MKPLVSGGHGVSSQADKSPLPADFSRLHLADGIHPQVTHVSSSLSGCSITSDSGSSSLSDIYQATESEPGDMDLSGLPETAVDSEEDDDEEDIERASDPLMSRDIVRDCLEKDPMDRTDDDIEQLLEFMHQLPAFANMTMSVRRELCAVMVFAVVERAGTIVLNDGEELDSWSVILNGSVEVTYPEGRTEILCMGNSFGVSPTMEKEFMKGVMKTKVDDCQFVCIAQQDYCCILNQVEKNMQKVEEEGEIVMVKEHRELDRTGTRKGHIVIKGTTERLTMHLVEEHSVVDPTYIEDFLLTYRTFLSSPMVVGRKLLEWFHDPSLRDKVTRVVLLWVNNHFNDFEGDPEMTHFLEEFENNLEREKMFGHLRLLNIACAAKAKLRVVTLTKPSREAPLAFSLLGGSEKGFRIFIENVEPGSKAAEAGLKRGDQILEVNGQNFENVQLSKANEILRNNTHLSITVKTNLLVFKELLARPEHDQEPDHEEELDRKNGAPHIPKIGDIKKASRYSIPDLAVDVEQVMGLEKASKKAKANTVGGRNKLKKIFDKTLTSILPPKPYNDVGVGQSQDDSIVGMKQSKQIPPALPVSGNLSSSNPDLLQSHHRILDFNNQPEPVPNNMSDQVLRVFKADQQSRYIMIGKDTTAKEVVAQAIREFALTAAPEAYSLCEVSVTPEGVIKQRRLPEQLSKLADRIQLSGRYYLKSNMETETLCSDEDAQELLRESQISLLQLSTVEVATQLSMRAFELFCAIEPTEYIDDLFKLRSRSPGPSSLKLFEESINRETFWVATEVLREPNQLKRMKIIKHFIKIALHCRECKNFNSMFAIISGLNLAPVSRLRGTWEKLPSKYEKLFSDLQDLFDPSRNMAKYRNVLNSQNLQPPIIPLFPVIKKDLTFLHEGNDSKVDGLVNFEKLRMIAKEIRHVGRMAAVNMDPALMFRTRKKKWRSLGSLSQGSANAAVLDVTQTGGHKKRVRRSSFLNAKKLYEDAQMARKVKQYLSNLTLETNEESLQTLSIQCEPSISTLPKSSGDRKRPDTSPVVARAAMHPRQQLQKSNQALQVPTVALYPSRKKVPVKDLPPFGTNSPQSLKKILSLSEEAAERHRKQTEDAVSSTSSPPTSPRSSPKKGLGRVSDNLSDSGHSEISSRSSLVSTSSLDMGQDERRLRYGHGVSDGHTGGHGGHRLERRATADPDQYSLGSFSSVQDWRGMYAGTAMPSSPSSEELSQEQGDRVSLDAADSGRGSWTSCSSGSHDSIQAMQQGRSWDALAEGAGLWAGRGSWASTSSCSSSSAACWGDESEGDTGTIKRRGGKDVGTDPDTCSITSTGSEESKQQSRRPSPITAGTTKSSLPRKDGRYRDPPPTPPGYTALSISEVTEGTTHTTRRPPDYTTALQRSRLVTHSPKPGTEREGEEEEEEEEVEEEGECLSPKLRDQRRRGPHTAVPPRP
- the rapgef2b gene encoding rap guanine nucleotide exchange factor 2 isoform X7, yielding MIVVDYMDENEEYFQRQASHRQSRRRFRKINQKGERQTIIDTVEPYQAGKPPITRGYHTECVKAQLPADFSRLHLADGIHPQVTHVSSSLSGCSITSDSGSSSLSDIYQATESEPGDMDLSGLPETAVDSEEDDDEEDIERASDPLMSRDIVRDCLEKDPMDRTDDDIEQLLEFMHQLPAFANMTMSVRRELCAVMVFAVVERAGTIVLNDGEELDSWSVILNGSVEVTYPEGRTEILCMGNSFGVSPTMEKEFMKGVMKTKVDDCQFVCIAQQDYCCILNQVEKNMQKVEEEGEIVMVKEHRELDRTGTRKGHIVIKGTTERLTMHLVEEHSVVDPTYIEDFLLTYRTFLSSPMVVGRKLLEWFHDPSLRDKVTRVVLLWVNNHFNDFEGDPEMTHFLEEFENNLEREKMFGHLRLLNIACAAKAKLRVVTLTKPSREAPLAFSLLGGSEKGFRIFIENVEPGSKAAEAGLKRGDQILEVNGQNFENVQLSKANEILRNNTHLSITVKTNLLVFKELLARPEHDQEPDHEEELDRKNGAPHIPKIGDIKKASRYSIPDLAVDVEQVMGLEKASKKAKANTVGGRNKLKKIFDKTLTSILPPKPYNDVGVGQSQDDSIVGMKQSKQIPPALPVSGNLSSSNPDLLQSHHRILDFNNQPEPVPNNMSDQVLRVFKADQQSRYIMIGKDTTAKEVVAQAIREFALTAAPEAYSLCEVSVTPEGVIKQRRLPEQLSKLADRIQLSGRYYLKSNMETETLCSDEDAQELLRESQISLLQLSTVEVATQLSMRAFELFCAIEPTEYIDDLFKLRSRSPGPSSLKLFEESINRETFWVATEVLREPNQLKRMKIIKHFIKIALHCRECKNFNSMFAIISGLNLAPVSRLRGTWEKLPSKYEKLFSDLQDLFDPSRNMAKYRNVLNSQNLQPPIIPLFPVIKKDLTFLHEGNDSKVDGLVNFEKLRMIAKEIRHVGRMAAVNMDPALMFRTRKKKWRSLGSLSQGSANAAVLDVTQTGGHKKRVRRSSFLNAKKLYEDAQMARKVKQYLSNLTLETNEESLQTLSIQCEPSISTLPKSSGDRKRPDTSPVVARAAMHPRQQLQKSNQALQVPTVALYPSRKKVPVKDLPPFGTNSPQSLKKILSLSEEAAERHRKQTEDAVSSTSSPPTSPRSSPKKGLGRVSDNLSDSGHSEISSRSSLVSTSSLDMGQDERRLRYGHGVSDGHTGGHGGHRLERRATADPDQYSLGSFSSVQDWRGMYAGTAMPSSPSSEELSQEQGDRVSLDAADSGRGSWTSCSSGSHDSIQAMQQGRSWDALAEGAGLWAGRGSWASTSSCSSSSAACWGDESEGDTGTIKRRGGKDVGTDPDTCSITSTGSEESKQQSRRPSPITAGTTKSSLPRKDGRYRDPPPTPPGYTALSISEVTEGTTHTTRRPPDYTTALQRSRLVTHSPKPGTEREGEEEEEEEEVEEEGECLSPKLRDQRRRGPHTAVPPRP
- the rapgef2b gene encoding rap guanine nucleotide exchange factor 2 isoform X9 encodes the protein MLPADFSRLHLADGIHPQVTHVSSSLSGCSITSDSGSSSLSDIYQATESEPGDMDLSGLPETAVDSEEDDDEEDIERASDPLMSRDIVRDCLEKDPMDRTDDDIEQLLEFMHQLPAFANMTMSVRRELCAVMVFAVVERAGTIVLNDGEELDSWSVILNGSVEVTYPEGRTEILCMGNSFGVSPTMEKEFMKGVMKTKVDDCQFVCIAQQDYCCILNQVEKNMQKVEEEGEIVMVKEHRELDRTGTRKGHIVIKGTTERLTMHLVEEHSVVDPTYIEDFLLTYRTFLSSPMVVGRKLLEWFHDPSLRDKVTRVVLLWVNNHFNDFEGDPEMTHFLEEFENNLEREKMFGHLRLLNIACAAKAKLRVVTLTKPSREAPLAFSLLGGSEKGFRIFIENVEPGSKAAEAGLKRGDQILEVNGQNFENVQLSKANEILRNNTHLSITVKTNLLVFKELLARPEHDQEPDHEEELDRKNGAPHIPKIGDIKKASRYSIPDLAVDVEQVMGLEKASKKAKANTVGGRNKLKKIFDKTLTSILPPKPYNDVGVGQSQDDSIVGMKQSKQIPPALPVSGNLSSSNPDLLQSHHRILDFNNQPEPVPNNMSDQVLRVFKADQQSRYIMIGKDTTAKEVVAQAIREFALTAAPEAYSLCEVSVTPEGVIKQRRLPEQLSKLADRIQLSGRYYLKSNMETETLCSDEDAQELLRESQISLLQLSTVEVATQLSMRAFELFCAIEPTEYIDDLFKLRSRSPGPSSLKLFEESINRETFWVATEVLREPNQLKRMKIIKHFIKIALHCRECKNFNSMFAIISGLNLAPVSRLRGTWEKLPSKYEKLFSDLQDLFDPSRNMAKYRNVLNSQNLQPPIIPLFPVIKKDLTFLHEGNDSKVDGLVNFEKLRMIAKEIRHVGRMAAVNMDPALMFRTRKKKWRSLGSLSQGSANAAVLDVTQTGGHKKRVRRSSFLNAKKLYEDAQMARKVKQYLSNLTLETNEESLQTLSIQCEPSISTLPKSSGDRKRPDTSPVVARAAMHPRQQLQKSNQALQVPTVALYPSRKKVPVKDLPPFGTNSPQSLKKILSLSEEAAERHRKQTEDAVSSTSSPPTSPRSSPKKGLGRVSDNLSDSGHSEISSRSSLVSTSSLDMGQDERRLRYGHGVSDGHTGGHGGHRLERRATADPDQYSLGSFSSVQDWRGMYAGTAMPSSPSSEELSQEQGDRVSLDAADSGRGSWTSCSSGSHDSIQAMQQGRSWDALAEGAGLWAGRGSWASTSSCSSSSAACWGDESEGDTGTIKRRGGKDVGTDPDTCSITSTGSEESKQQSRRPSPITAGTTKSSLPRKDGRYRDPPPTPPGYTALSISEVTEGTTHTTRRPPDYTTALQRSRLVTHSPKPGTEREGEEEEEEEEVEEEGECLSPKLRDQRRRGPHTAVPPRP